A stretch of DNA from Lotus japonicus ecotype B-129 chromosome 4, LjGifu_v1.2:
ggaagtcattagagatgtattttgggctcatccaaatgctatcaaactgttcaacacattcccgtatgtagtgattatggattgcacatacaagacaaacaaatatgcaattcccttgcttgagattgttggactgacttccacagataagacatactccatagccttttgctacattgttaatgagggcacagatgactacgtttgggcactggagtgtatgaagtctctattagctgatcaagccatgttgcctaaggtgattgttactgacagggatcttgccttattgagtgctgctaagcaaagccttcctaacactacacatttattatgcttgtggcacatcaacaagtgtgttttggcaaagtgcaaactctatgttggcacagatgattttgctgagttggttatgatgaagtgggcagaggtggtggatgctgcaacagttgaagaatttgaagtgaaatggatgcaattgtttaatatgtgcaaggcAAAATACAACAACTTTACCtcttattgttctactacatggttggttcacaaggagaaattcgccaaggcatggacaaatcatgtgatgcactttggaacaacaacaagtaacaggtaaaaaaattacatgagcttaatttatgcgttgtttgttcatttgatagattgttgttaataagatatctatttgttgtttgcagggctgagggtgcacatgccagtttgaagaagatgttacgggattgcaagggtgacctggccacttcatgggatgcgtcgcatagtttgacatgtaatcgacatactgaaatattagcatcgtttgagcgcagtattcacagaattgatcacattttcatgttcccattttacacaaatattagaggatttgtgtcaaacaaatgcctgcagctcatcgacgctgaacatataagaatgaagtcctacggcggatgcgattgcttgttgagagagactcatggactacctcgcggttgtgaacttgcaggtcaccggtcaaccactctcttgtcaattaattctatttgttattgaaagtgacacttttgtgaacttgcaggttatgaaagaattccatatgagtcaattcatccattctggaagaggctgagttgggagcatgtacctgaacctgttgcagatactaccagcaaccatatttgcggcatgaaccatggagatatgcaaccagaagttgaggcattgacacattatttcagttctttggatattggagggcagagtatggtaaggaggaagcttcaagcgatctattgtcctgaaagcagttcacTTTGTACTCCTGCGGTTAAGATAAGGTCCAAGCGCACTCTTAAGGCGAATGAGAAAATACCACCCAAGAAtaaagcaataggatccttgactcgtgatctttcaggttttgaacatgttgatagggagatcagagaggcaaagaaggtttcacaaccaccaaagaagaagaagcgtgtgaagaagtctgatacaagctatttcatgggtcattttccagcctttttccacccatatatacaaacagttcagaatgttgaggatgatggtaactgtggctatagagccGTTGCTGCATTACTCGGACTACCATCAGGTGAGGAAAGTTGGTCATGGGTTAGGGCAACGTTGATAGAAGAACTTGAACGACACAGAGGGttgtatgatgaaatgtggtccagacatgtggttaatgccttacattcccgactcactcttcctcctggtgatccggctaccgaggataaatggatgcaactgccagagatgagataccttgtagcaaccaggttccaagtGGTTTTCATATCCATCTCCTCTACGGGTTGTTGGTCATACCTTTCACTAAGAGGAGAAGGTCCACCGGATGTACATCATGTTATAGCTGTTGgtcatgtgataaatcactttgtacaggtattttttgattgagtacactaatatccaattggtgaattgatttgttgtatttgcaagttatctaattttattgttattctctataatgtagctccatctaattcctggacattctatgccgccaattgctctccagtggGAACGGTATGTTGATCCTACATCAGTAAGCTGGTGCGCCCCATATGGTACACGTTTAGGCAGATTCACATCAGAATTCGAAGTTggcttgttacttttggtgttcctcttagtcaccaaagctatgtagacatcacctcagattgacaccacacttttgtgtgatattcatttgtaaacgctctgtaatattaatctgatgggccttgcctttatgatgttcatttgttgcttttaataatattaatttgatggtcaTTGTTATATTGATGGGCCTTATTATTTTGAATCAGCATCAAGGATAATTAACATAGACAACCACTCtgtcatcagagtcctgtcatttccaaccaccccatcatcagagtcctgtcatttccaaccaccccatcatcagagtcttgtcattttcatccacTAAATGAAGAACTTGAAACCTGACATTACTATCTACCACCAACCAACCCCAACCACACTTGTATTATCcaccaaacaccataaatcttttgaccattctgctataaatctctctgggttctttattcttcttcatccttttcttcatgtcttgctttcgaagataaaaaaaatacaatggaACAAGACTGGGATGCATTAGTCCGCCGTTGCAAACGTCAAGGCAGCACTTCtagcagctctcgtcctctcatttcTGGGCCAGCTGGCGCCGtccaggctgccatgtatgGGCGTAGATCCAACCCTAACACACTACTCATTCCGACCCAAGAATTTGTGAGGCGTGCGCTCGAAGACAgatcaaccgaaaccgatcctgatttcaattcaaatgcttggcttacagccctgcaattggtggaatctgccactccgctgggcacaatcacaacgaatgttgagagagtagagagtgttgttgctgttattaaatcatgcactcccaatggtttcggagatgccaaagttaccctcaaggtatttGCTCGCTTTTGTCCAGCTTCTTTAACCGTAAATTTTTTGTCACATTTTCTCTCACGATTGCATTGATTTAGGACCATACAGGCACCGTTGACGCTAGCGTCCATCGCAAGGCCTTCACTGACGGGGAATTTAGGAATgtcataactgttggatctgttcttgttctccaaaaggtctattaccttaaacattaatcttgcttcctttgaacaagtacgcattaatcttttaaatttgcaatttacttgcaggttgctgtgtttgcaccgagtaaatctgttcgttatctgaatataacgttgcccaacatagtcaaagtatttccacaggatagcggaccccacgacttcatcgatatcactgaggattaattttgttttcgtgttgcttctgaataattTCGTGTACCCTTTAAACTGTTTGCCATGAAATATTTATGTTACTTATCCTGCCTTTGATTATTTACGGTGTAGTTATACGGGTTTTTTTTCAATACAAGAGTCGGCATATAATGAGTgaaaatagaaagcatgattaatataaagagagtcctaatacaaagagtcacatgtcataatataaaaatacaaaaaaaatatacaaatatacagtcaatcactcgccccgacccctaccggcccccctacgacctctaggtccacgggctctgcctccacggcctTTGCCTCCACGCGCACCCTCTGCAGGAgcaccctctccacgggctctgcctccacggcctctgcctccacgcgctctgtctccacgacctctgcctcctgcagctctagctcctcggatagcagcaaaggctaccccctgggtaccaatgaaggcattggatctaataagatccagcgccctctcagtgagggatcgggAATGCGTGCCCTCTGCAAGAGCATCTGGCACCTCGAGTGACTGCTCCACGGCCCGACGCATAAcagtctgcaaaaataatgtagatacattagatacaaataaaatatcatgaacaaaaaatcacaattgaatggaaaataaaattcaaacttaccaccgcactgaactcctccctcctatcatcagggatgatgaaccgatgggacacagcgctgtaccacctcagcaaaggcagcatctgcggtctcagcaagggacccatacgtctggatctcagaggggtgtcgagggacatcctgtatgaagccaaactggcgcagaaccctctctggtagatgccgtcgaacaacacggccaaatggcgaccggatgtagccagaatacatggccctcggatcccgtggtcgatgagcccgatggtcctcaaatggggtccatataatgtcatccaccgtcagctcatcgagcatgactcgcctctcatcaaggcctgcatgcccgacccgggacatagcccaccgccgcgccctaggctggtcctgcgagtactccggatccgccctacggataatgacgcggtcagaaaggtactcgtagacccatcctagcaggagcgagctaaaacctcccatctgggccgtccccctcctggacgctcgactaagctggtcgtatagcgtagcgagcgcaatcgcgccccacgcgtactcgcacactcgaccaagatcctccaacatccctatccagtagacggtcgtatggtagcctccgctcttgctagcaaagagcgtggcgcctagctggttcaccagccaaatccgcgcagcgtcctcatatcggtgctctacaatgaagtgaattaagttaatagtttataacaatacaataataatagatacaaagacaatacaataataattaagacatacccgccaacgcagcctcataccgggtctgcaagaccccaaagcgaatagtctgggacctattcgtatcaaactcagcctcataaataccaacagatcctcccatcaactgagcacagagcgctgcacactcgtccctctcccccctcccaggcgtatagaacctcgaccccatggggagatggagaagagccgacacgtcgtccaaggtgatagtcatctccccgaacggcatgtggaagctactagtctcctcatgccatcgctccacaagggccaaaataaggcctgcatctgtcaccgggtagctgtaatagggtagctgatgaagacccgtttgctcaatcaactctcgaacccgcctgtgactgtctgaatcaccatcacaagcaaggttccaaaccttccccccagctgtggccaccttcaactgtcgacggtccacataccgctcgtctgtgcgtaggagtgcatgccacgcccagggagccttgtgatcagcataatgggtgaggagcgacagctcaacaggcccccccggaaacggcggcaacctctggatcaggtcctcctcgccaccctgtgccccCCTACTCCCCCTGCTCTGGCGGCaggacatcagcatcaacagtaggcggaggaatactatcctcgtcagatcctcccatgccggatgaggcctcgcctgatgactcctcgccggaagactcctcgcctgaggactcctcgcctgaggactcctcgcctgatgactcaacCGTGGGAGAGGGCGGAGAATCAACTGTAGGTATCTCAaccgtgggagacggcggataatcaaccagaggaacctcaatcatgggagacagcggagaaacaactggagctgaagcctccaccgcctgagaggttgcagcatgatcgccgcgccggctagaagcatgtaaccgccggtgtctatcctcagtagccccgacatcctcactagaagcatgagacctctttctgttcttcattctcactatatattcagagcaaacattcactatatataccatttcagccatagacagaaacatgatgcaagcaaatggaaaattcctagaattttataagtacatagatgataatcggatcttctgtggattatgcatgcttggatcaacttttattttcctaataatcaattatggcatctagaaactactcacaaatgctttggaaaccttctataattgattccgaacccagaatcaattataagggttgggtttggttctgagatgaatacggaaaacgtttttccgtattcaatacggaaaaccatgttccatactgaatacggaataccattttccatattcaatacggaaaccaGTGATCCGTATTTACCTAGAAACGCCATTAACGACAATGAGCTATcggccctaaacccaaaccacattcaagacatttcagccaacaatacctctacacaagcaacaatcgactaccctagggttcaatgattaacataatttcaagttaaatggggaaaatccaaaaatccttacctctaagtttcaattctgagaatggggttgtgaagagctttgatggagatgatggaacctttcaagtacacggttcaagcaaggggagcgacagagatcgaaggttgaagaggggagaagagcttggcaaaatacggaaatgggtttgaaatgggtttgaataaacccttgccggtttacatactaatataatacggaTATAAGACtttcgtattgaatacggaaatgtttcttccgtattctattaaaggggggcgttccagtaatttccccactttaagtggggcggggagccccataggggggccccaaacccaactccctcaTATGTTGCTGCTAAATTTCTTTAATTATGTTTTCCTttgctttcttttccttttcccgtTCTATTTCTTTGTTGCTCTATGGCCTCAGGCCTGTCTATCATCCTTGTATTGTAACTTACTTTGGACTTTACCTTTATTGtatttattgatttattaatttatGGACTCATTAATTTTaaccaatgaaaattaaataatttggACCAATAAGAATAAGCCATGTGGAAATTCAATAGAAACAACCAATAGAATGCAAACATTTGGAAATTATGTAGCAAtatgacccactttggtggattaactttatatattattaagattaaaaatgaaaagaaggaaaatgtgacgttttttttttaactgaattgaagtaatcaatcaatcaatatatattagaaaagaagaacttccatagtgacgtgtcagcaccagattaattcttagtgacgtgtcagcaccagattaattctcataaaaattattccacgtgtcaatttgttagagggtataattttcaattgatatatgttttaattttatatattctaaactaattgattgatattattttagaagatataattttcaattgatatatgttttaattttatatattctaaaataattgattgatattattttaaaagataagatttggtcttttaatctattttaaatttattttgagaatatattaattattttttattgaattttcaaattttttattaattcgggattttatgagtttttattgtgatttgctatatTTTGATATAGGGTATAATTTTcatttgatatatgttttaattttatatatattctaaactaattgattgatactagtgttttttacccgcgcgttgcacggggaatacatctattatatttgataggtcaattaataccttgatcattaaaaatataataaacaactgatgaaatagaagagtatgaaatgatgagcaaagtggacaaaaagtcttaaattaaaacccttgttgcatagattgaacttcgtacaattgaataactaataaaaaaattggttaaccaaatctcaaattatgcaaaacatattaggggatgtggtttaatgatggctaataaacaatagctgatttaatctacaatgaaaaaaagagaaaagattctttatgtacgtgattatgcgagttcattttttacacaataaaataaactaagtttgacccatatcaacatgaagtcgtttcacattcttcatgagcctaaagaaaataacacaaattatagatatgaagaatcaccaataaagcattcagaacacattttaatcttagaaaaaaaagaatgtaccgcgaaatttattattgtatttgatacattaattaatacttaatgaaggtactttcttgttaaaatatatttcttcccgtaggagaatttaactcctataataatttgtacaaaaaaattaaagtggactatattattatgtagtaaaaaattaacatcaaactatattatattatgtttttcttgtaacaaaaaaaaattccgatgaaatcttattaacatttatttttgtgtagaagtattttcatgtaaaatattcttcctatatataaaagcttttaggctctttctaatacatttagatccagcttctccttactctcaggatgcctgaaagtcttttctcaagtctatttggtgggtaatatcgatgaagatgatgacacccaccataccttgcttgcttcaagatcgatctcttgtatcctcctcctgccgaagactttaagagtaaatcttgccattccaactttcatcgatcgagtttcagttgctttttctgttgatccaggtgagaaagcttactaaggcaacctctgcttttgtctatctcccaatataagaagcatgttgctttgctcttatagtagtactaatgggcgtactttagaacaaatttctagcgaaggtcttgacagtttggaactgaaaggtttggttcattaataatatctagtagtttcatcatgctattctgcttttgagcttgttgtaatattattttagaagatataattttcaattgatatatgttttaattttatatattctaaaataattgattgatattattttaaaagataagatttggtcttttaatctattttaaatttatttttagaatatattaattaatttttattgaattttcgaattttttattaattcgggattttatgagtttttattgtgatttgctagattttgttagattttgttagagggtataattttcaattgatatatgttttaattttatatattctaaactaattgattgatattattttagaagatataattttcaattgatatatgttttaattttatatattctaaaataattgattgatattattttaaaagataagatttggtcttttaatctattttaaatttatttttagaatatattaattaatttttattgaattttcaaattttttattaattcgggattttatgagtttttattgtgatttgctagattttgttatagggtataattttcaattgatatatgttttaattttcaattgatcaTGACAGAGGTATGCcataagatgatgttacgtgaagtagAGTtgatcatgttgtgattgatggtttgtgccatttcagtttatcctttgttcgtaatttaatcattgattcttaaatttcacatattttgtgtgtttcgatccaaaagtttacaaatttttgcatatgcaagggaccctttaacgaattattattgaagacgtaatgttttgattctgatgtaatgttttttctattgttctcctt
This window harbors:
- the LOC130710039 gene encoding PKS-NRPS hybrid synthetase cheA-like, which produces MEGIHNHEPARSLLGHNFVGRLKPGEKEQVEKMTRSWVPPRKMLLTLKENNPTNLTTISQIYGVCERLRKSLRGGLTEMQHLLKKLDGDKYVHFERHEPGSEVIRDVFWAHPNAIKLFNTFPYVVIMDCTYKTNKYAIPLLEIVGLTSTDKTYSIAFCYIVNEGTDDYVWALECMKSLLADQAMLPKVIVTDRDLALLSAAKQSLPNTTHLLCLWHINKCVLAKCKLYVGTDDFAELVMMKWAEVVDAATVEEFEVKWMQLFNMCKAKYNNFTSYCSTTWLVHKEKFAKAWTNHVMHFGTTTSNRAEGAHASLKKMLRDCKGDLATSWDASHSLTCNRHTEILASFERSIHRIDHIFMFPFYTNIRGFVSNKCLQLIDAEHIRMKSYGGCDCLLRETHGLPRGCELAGYERIPYESIHPFWKRLSWEHVPEPVADTTSNHICGMNHGDMQPEVEALTHYFSSLDIGGQSMVRRKLQAIYCPESSSLCTPAVKIRSKRTLKANEKIPPKNKAIGSLTRDLSGFEHVDREIREAKKVSQPPKKKKRVKKSDTSYFMGHFPAFFHPYIQTVQNVEDDGNCGYRAVAALLGLPSGEESWSWVRATLIEELERHRGLYDEMWSRHVVNALHSRLTLPPGDPATEDKWMQLPEMRYLVATRFQVVFISISSTGCWSYLSLRGEGPPDVHHVIAVGHVINHFVQLHLIPGHSMPPIALQWERYVDPTSVSWCAPYGTRLGRFTSEFEVGLLLLVFLLVTKAM